A segment of the Alistipes communis genome:
CGGACGACACGTCGCCGGAATTCGTCGTCGCCGAGTGCTGCAAACCCATTCCGGGCGACAAGGTCGTGGGATTCCGCGATCCGCAGTCGGGCAAGATCATCGTCCACAAGGCCACCTGCGAGGAGCTGAACCGGCTCGCATCGCAGTTCGGACGCAACATCATCAAGGACGAGATCAAGTGGTCGCAGCACAAGGCCGTCTCCTACCTTTCGACCATCGAGTTGCGCGGCATCGACCGCACGGGCATTCTGCTGGATCTGGCCAATGTCATCAGCCGCGATTTCAGCATCAACATCCGCGAAATAGGCATCCAGAGCCACGACGGCATTTTCGAAGGAACCCTGAGCCTCTACGTCAAAAATGCGGAGAGCCTGAGTGTCGTCCTCGAAAATCTCCGCAAAATAAAGGGCATGGAGAGTGTGAAACGAAACTTATAAGGAGGGAAAATCATGGATATTACCGTTTTAATCTGGGTGGCCATTATCATTCTCTGGAGCGTGAAAACGGCTTCGGATCAGAAGAAGCGTACACAACGGCAGGAGCGGCAGGCCGACGATACGGCCGAAAGGGTAGCGCCCCCAGTCGAGATGGAGCCCCGTCCTGCACGACATGCGAGGCGTCCGGCCGAACAGGAGGCCCGGCGCGACGCGAGGGTAGAGGAAGCTGCCTCCGAACCGCTCGTCGTCGAGGCGGTATCGCTCGAAACGTTCGACGACGAAGCATCCGCCGCCGACACGATTCCCGCCCCAATCGCAACGCACGACGTCAGGCAGGAGACACCCGAAGAGAAGCGTCCGACATGCCCCGCGGCAACGGACGGCCCGCTCGGAGAGCCATTCGATCTGCGGCGTGCGGTCATCTATTCCGAAATACTGAAACCCAAATTCGAAGAATAAAAACATCTGCATCATGGCATCGATTTTTTCACGCATCATCGCCGGAGAGATTCCGTCGTACAAAGTCGCCGAAGATGCGAATTACTACGCATTTCTCGACATCAACCCCCTGACCGAAGGACATACGCTCGTCGTGCCCAAGAAAGAGGTCGATTACATTTTCGATCTGGACGATCAAACGCTCGCCGGCATGATGCTCTTCGCCAAGAAAATCGCCCGCAGGATCGAACGGCAGATCGACTGCAAACGGGTGGCGGTCGTCGTGCTGGGATTGGAGGTTCCCCATGCGCACATCCATCTGATCCCGATCAAAAGCGAAAGCGACGTCGACTTCCGGCGTGAGAAACTCTCCCTGACGCCCGAAGAGTTTCAGGCGATCGCCGCCAAATTGAACCGATAGGAAATCGCGGCATACTTCATAAAGGCGCCGGTCTTGACCGAAAAACTTCCTTTCCCAGGAACGTTTTCGTTAAGCCAATCGCCCCCTCCCCGGTCCTGATCGAATCGTTGGGAACTGTTCGGCTTTTCCCCGCGACGGCACACCGTCACCCGTACACCCCGGCGCAGGAGCCTCGCACAGAGCACCTTCGTCTTGAAATATCACGTAAACCGACGGTTTCCGCCATGCACGACCTGCATCGGACGACACGATACCGAAAAATTCCGAAGCGGATTTTCGTTTTTTCAGCAAAACAGGGATTTGCTCTTTTCCGAAGATAGGCGGCCCCAAGCTCCACGACATCGACTGAAACCGCTTGCGTGTCCACCGCACAAACAGCACGAAACCGAGCGCAGCGAACGCAAAGCCTCCCGGCACCTCCGACCGGAGAACAGCAAAGAATCCAACAGCGCGATCATCTCGATATTCCGCTTTTGCGACACAAACAAATGCGCCGGATCGGGCAGTCCGATAAAGCCAGTAAGCAGCATCCACACCCACACCCACACCCACACCCACACCCACACCCACACCCACACCCACACCCACACCCACACACCCGCACCCGCACCCGCACCCGCACCCGCACCCACGCACCCGCACTGCCTACGTTCGCACAATCGTTCCGGGCGTTTCATCCTCCCATGCCTGCTCTGTTTCCCTCTACGACAATACGGAGTTACCGTTGCCCGCAACCAATATTCGAAAATAAACGGATTCGGCCGGCCGGTCGGAAACATCCGGAGAATCGAACAGCAACGTAGCATTTACACGCTATCAAATATGTAAATTTTGACACTCCTGTTTTTCCTGTATCCGGCACATCCGAGCATCCCCGCAACGAACCGAATCCGGCGGCGTCAAACCAATAGGGTATTTTCCCAGAATCGAACTTCGCGCGAACAAACCTTCCCGAAGAAATCAACAGCGCACTTTACCTTCAATCGACACGCTTCGCATTCCGGAGATTCCCCAAAACCGTCGGTCGAACTACGTCAAAAAAGGGTAACTCCGAATATCGCTCCATTTTTTCGCATCCAGCGGGAATTCGATCGGAGCAGGCAGGATTTCGCTGCCGGAAACCGACTTTTCAAGAATCAAAATAGGAGCAAACCGCCTGTTCTCTCCGCCTCAAACACCCGAATCAACGCTGAACGATCGAAAAATCATACGAGCTGAAAAGGTCATGAATGCCTCGGATTACAAAAATATAGATACCTTATAAATAAATAGATAAGTGGATATGAAAGAATTATCAACAATCTGTTTTTAACATAATGTATATAATCGGAAAGGTATGGTAATTTTTAGAGAAGACAAGAGGCGAGAAATCATATTTTTCATTGAAAATAGTCACGAAAGGGTAGTGTATTTACTTTTGTAAATGATCCTGAGTAAATTCAACGCCTTCTTTGTTTACTTTTGTAAACATAAATCGGAAAACCAGGTGTTCATAATTCATAATCTGTAAAACACCACCAAAATGTATTCACGATTGACTAGCCCTCGGATTTCACTAGGTGCAAATATTGAATATACGAATTCATATTACAGAATATCAAATAATTATATGATTTATATACACTATAAGATTTTATATATCGGAGTAAAACCAGCGTACGATGAAGGATCCTCATTACAGAAGATTATATAAGTATAAAATTGCAGAAAATCATATATTTGCTATATTCTATCTAAACATAATTAGTAAGTGAAAAGAGAATCGTGTTTTTACAGTTTTAATTTGTTTACAATTGTAAATAAATTCTTCCGTTGTTAATTATTTACATTTTTGAATCTCGCTTGTTTTACAAAATAAAAATGTTTATATTTGTAAAAAATCAGGGAATATGGGAGAAAAATTGTTGAGACTGATGAAAAGCGAAGGATTGACTTCAAGCCGCCTTGCGGAAATTCTGGGGACAGGCGCTTCCAATATCTCCCATATCATCTCCGGACGCAGCAAACCGGGATACGATCTGCTGCGAAAAATTCTGCTCAGTTTCCCGCAGATCAACCCTGATTGGTTGCTGCTCGACGACGAAACAATGTACCGCTCGGATGAAACTCCGATCAGGGAACAACCCGTTTCGCCCGACCTTTTTACGGCAGAATCCGCAACTTCCGAACATCCTTCCGGTTCCCCTTACGAAACCGATATCGCCGGAAATACGGATACCGTCGACGCGGTCGATCCGCATCGGATCGCTTCCGGAGGTTTTAGAAATATGACATCTTCTACCGTGCAACGAATCATCATCGTTTATTCCGATCGGACCTTCGAAAGTTTTACGCCGAAACAGGAATAAGAAACCTGACCGCAGCTCCGTTCTCAAATTTGCCGGACACGGATAATCCGGACTTCAACCGGCGTTCCCATTCGATCATACGTCATCGGATCGGACGTCTATACCTATCGAAGCAACGAATCCCGTCCGACACTTCGGACGCAGCCCCATTTCCCTGCCAACGAGCCACGATTCGTTTTTGCCAACTATCTTTTCCTCCCGTAAAATACGGTAGACGGAACCTTACCGGAATTAACATAATATAGACTCCAAAAAACAGGTTCTTAGGAGTATTTTCGGTACCCCGGAATTTCTCCAAATTCCTTGGTCGCAATTATTTCTTAATAATGCATCGGCACGGCCAAAAAGAGTCGGCAAATCGCCAGACCTCCGACGACTTCAAAACAGACCTATAGTGGTCCAGAGAAATATTATAATCCCGCATTTTATAAAACAACAAATAATGGATTAATATTTATATTATGTTAAATTAAATATCGATCCGGCCAAAAGGACCATTCGAACGGTCGGATACAGCTACCCCGACGGCGTATCAATCACTGAAATATCCCACCTTGTAATCCGAAAATGCACGATTCCATCGATTTCCCCACAGGAAAATGCGCAGTGAACCGGATTTTTCGCTACATTTGTTCTTATTCACCGGAGCGGTTTTGCCGTCCGGAAACGACGATACATAACGACTATGAGAACCGCATATCTATATTTATTATTCCTGTCGCTTTTCGCAACAGGTTGTACGTCAAGCACCCGCCAGACAGACAAGGAGCGACTTTACGTCTCGATCCTGCCGCTGCGCTCGCTCGTCGAGCAGATCGTCGGAGACGACTTCAAAGTCGACGTATTGGTTCCGGCAGGCGCCAGTCCCGAAAGTTTCGAACCGACACCGCGCCAGTACGTTGCGCTGAACCGGTCGAAACTGGTCTTCAACGTCGGGCTTATCGACTTCGAACAAAATCTGTTACGCGATTTTCCCGATCGGGAGAAACTGGTCAACCTGAGCCGGGGCATTCGGCTGCTCGAAGGGAGTTGCGCACACGGACATACACACGAACCGACCGAAAAAGCACGCGCGTCCGAAGGGCACGCACACGGCATCGACCCTCACATCTGGACCTCGCCGCGCGCACTGAAACAGATGGCCGCCAACGCTTACGACGCGCTTCGCACATCGTTTCCCGACTCGGTTCGTTATACGGAAAATTACGAAAAACTGCTCGTCCGCCTCGACTCGCTCGATACGGCCTGTGCCGAAGCGCTGCGGCAGGCGGACGTACACACGATCGTGATCTACCACCCCGCCCTCACTTACTATGCGGCGGATTACGGACTGGAACAGCTCGCCGTCGAACACGACGGAAAGGAGCCGTCGGCCCGTCACCTGGCGCGGCTGATCGAGGAGGCACGCAGGAAAAAGGTACGGCGCGTCTTCTATCAGGCGCAATACCCCGCGTCGACGGTCAAAGTCATCGCCGAAGATATAGGCGCCCGCAGCGTGAAGATCGATCCGCTGCGTGAAGATGTCATCGAAAACATCGGGGAAATCACCCGACAACTTACCTCCGGCAATGAGTAACGTATTGATCTCGGTGAGAGACCTCTCGGTCGCATACGAGGGGACGACGGCGCTGGATGAGGTGTCACTGGATATTTTCGAGGACGATTTCCTGGGGGTCATCGGCCCCAACGGCGGCGGGAAGACATCGCTCGTACGTGCGATTCTGGGCAACATTCCCTACCGCGGAACGGTGAACTACGCTGCCGAACTTTTCCGCGGCAAAGAGCGTCTGATCGGGTATCTGCCCCAACAGAACGTTTTCGACAGGGCTTTCCCCATATCGGTTACGGAGACGGTCCTGTCGGGCTTGCAGGGACACAAGCGATTCCGGTCGCGCTACACCGCCGAAGACCGCCGACGGGCGCTGGAACTGCTCGAACGCACCGGCATCGCCGAAGTCGCCGGCCGAGCCATCGGCGAAATATCGGGAGGGCAGATGCAGCGGGCGCTTCTGTGCCGGGCGATCATCTCCGAGCCGCGGCTGCTGATCCTCGACGAACCGGCCAACTTCGTCGACAACCAGTTCGAAAATGAACTATACCGCATTCTCCAGGAGTTGAACCGCCGCATGGCCATCGTCATGGTGTCGCACGACGTGGGGACGATCTCCTCGGTGGTGAAGAGCATCGTCTGCGTCAACCGTCATGTTCACCGGCACGATTCGAACGTCATCGACGAGGAACAACTGCGCAACTACGGCTGCCCGATCCAGCTCATCTCGCACGGCGACGTACCGCACACCGTGTTGAGCCGCCACTAATCCATCAGCCGCCGCAGCCAGCCGAGCAGCCGCTTGGGATAAGGCGCATAACGCAGCGGCAGGTCGAAGCGTTTCGACCCCAGAAAATAGGAGCGGCAGTTGGAGAAGCACTCGAACGACGCCTCGCCGTGATAGCGTCCCATTCCGCTCGCACCGACCCCGCCGAAGGGCAGGCGACGACTCGACACCTGCATCACCACATCGTTGAACGCCACCCCGCCCGACGGCACCCGCTCGCACAGACGGCGGCCTTCGCGTTCGTCGCCGAAATAATAGAGTGCCAGCGGCCGGTCGGCGGCGAGCAGCGCATCGGCCGCCTCCGACAACTCCGCGAAGGTCAGCACGGGCAGCACCGGCGCAAAAATCTCTTCGCGCATAAGACGGCTCTGCGGGTCGGGATTCAGAACGATCGTCGGTGCGACATAGCGCTCCTCTTCGAGCACCTCGCCGCCGCAGACCGTCTCGCCTCCCGCCGTGGAGAGCAACTCCGCCACACGACGCGCATGGGCGCCGTCGACCATTCGGGGATAGTCGACCGCAAAGCGCGGATCGCTCCCCCATTGCCGCTCGACGGCCCGCTGCAACTCCACCAGCAGCCGGTCGCAAACCGATTCGTGCACCAGCAGGAAATCGGGGGCCACGCAGGTCTGACCGGCATTGAGGGTCTTCCCCCACACGATGCGCCGCGCAGCCAGCTTCAAATCGGCCTCCGCTCCCACGACGCAAGGACTTTTCCCGCCCAGTTCGAGCGTGACGGGCGTCAGGCGTTCGGCCGCACGCACCATGATCTCGCGGCCGAAAGTCCCTCCGCCCGTGTAGAAGATATGGTCGAACCGCTGCGTCAGCAACTCTTCCACAGCCTGCGGTGCGTGCGGCACCAGAGCGACCAGCTCCTCCGGAAAGCACTCGCCGACGATCTCCGACAGAACGGCCGCCGTGGCCGGAGCGCCCGGCGAAGGTTTCAGCACCACGCAGTTCCCTGCGGCCAACGCCCCGACGAGCGGCAGCAGCGTCAGTTGCAGCGGGTAATTCCACGGCGCGACGACGAGCACCACGCCCAGCGGTTCGTAGCGCACACGGCTTCGCGCCGGCCAGGCGAAGAGCGGCGTCGGGACGCGGCGAGGCCGCATCCAGCGTTTCAGGTTACGCAATGCGAAACGGATTTCGCCCGCGACGATACCGATTTCGGTCATGTAACTCTCGACAGCCGATTTGCCCAGATCGGCGCGCAACGCACTGCACAGCACCTCTTCGTGCCGCCGCACCGACGCCTGCAACGCTTGCAGCGCCCGACGCCGCACCGCGATGTCGTGCGTGGCGCCCGTCTCGAAATAGGCCCGCTGGGCGGCTATCAACTTCGGAATATCCATAACAGTGTGGGATTATCGATTTTCAACCGACTCGATGCCGAGGCCGGCGATACACGAAAATACGCCCCCTCGATTGCAAGCGGCACGCCCCGGCGCACCGCGGAGGGATCGGCAGGGATACGAACGGGAGGAGACAGTCGCCTGTCGCCTCCCGCAAAATTTACCGAAAAAGGGCACTCCCCTACTTCTTCGCCTCGTTGATCTTGCTCAGCTCCTCGAACAATGCCTCGAACGACCGGACGATATCGGCACGCAGCGCAGCATAGTATTTGCGGACCAGCGATTTGTTGTGCGGTTCGGTGGGATTGCTGACCTTTGCGATCAACTCGTTGCGAAGGGCGACGGCCTTCTGCATCAGCTCGAAAATTTCCTGCTCCTTCGACGGCTGGAAGGCAATGGCCATATCGCAGTCGAAAACCACCTCTTCCAGACGATAGTCGATCTCCTTCTTCAGCTCTCTTAAATTTGCCATAATAATCCTGATAGTTTGATATTTGGCGTAAAGATAATAAAAACCTCCGACAATCGCCACTTCGCCCGATGATTTTTCCGCACGAAACCGCCGGATCCGCCCGCAGGCGATCCGGCGACTCCGTCCGATCGGAGGCTCGGCGTCGACGAGCAAGGGCGGAAAACGCCCGCCTGAAACGGACGGACTACATCGTGCAGGTGCAATCGAACTCGTCCATATCGATAATCAGACCGTCGGGCTGATCGTCGACAAGGATGTAGGTCGCATGGATGACCGGCTCCACTTCGGGCAGCGGAATGGGCGTGCGCTCGGTGACGACGCTGCTCTTGTCGTAGGTGAAGGCCATCTCTACATGGCGCATCGGCGGCAGGATATGCTGGCGCATGTAATTCCACGCCGCAGGGAGCCGTTTGAGCCGCATCTCCTTGACCGTCGCCTTGTCGCTGCCGTTCAGGATTTGCAGCACCTCCTGCTTGGAGGGTATCGACGAAGCCTCCACGGCCGGAACCGCCGCCCGCCACTCGTCGACTACGGCCGATACGGTGACCGGATAGCTGGCCGAAAGGCGGTAGCGGGAATCGACGTAGTTCCGGAAATCGGTCGCGCGTTTGCGCGCCAGCCGCTCGTTGGGAGCATAGGGTCCGTCGGGCGAAGCGTAGCCGGTGATCGTCACGCCCGTCACCCGCAACGACTTATCCTGCGAAACCTTGTCGATAAAAGCCTGCAAATCGTCCAGCTGCCGCGCATTTCCGGCCAGCGTCGACGAGAGCTGCGCCACATCGACCTGATAACGCACCGCATAGTCGGAGTTGCGGTCGGCGTGCTGTTTCACCAGATACTTGCGCACCAGATAGGTACCGTCGACATCGGCCGACAGCAAAACGGTATCGGCCTGCGGACACGATGCCGGAGCCCCGCTTCGCTGCTGGGCATCGGCCGCAGCGCATACCGCAAAGGCACATACGAAAGTGGTAAAGATCCTTTTCACGTCATTAACGATTTATGAGTGGATAGTATGATTTCGCACCAATCCATTCAACAATCGCGCCGAAACGACGAAAAACGGCCCCTGAGCAGAGTCGAGGGCCGTCGATACGTTCTTTGCCGGCTGCACAGGCAGGCTGTCCGCCGCAAGCTACATCCGTTCGGGAACGTCGATCCCTAACAGGCGCATCGCCAGCCGGATCACGCGCGCCACCTGCTCCGACAAACGCAGCCGCATGGCACGCACCGCAGCGTCTTCCTCGCGCAGGATCGAGTGATCGTGGTAGTAGGCGTTGTATTGTTTGGCCAACTCATAGGCGTATGCCGCGACGATCGAAGGAGCGAAATTCTCGGCAGCGGCCTTCACCACGTTGGGATAGTCCGCCAACTGCTTGACGAGCGCCACCTCTTCGGGCAGATAGGCCGCGGCCGACGCTTCGCCGCAGGCGATCCCCGCCTCCTGCGCCTTGCGCAGCACCGAACGGATGCGGGCGTGCGTATACTGGATGAAGGGACCGGTATTGCCGTTGAAATCGATCGATTCGCGCGGATCGAAGAGCATCGTCTTTTTAGGATCGACTTTGAGAATGAAATATTTGAGTGCACCCAGACCGACCATCCGCGAAATCGCAGCCGCCTCGTCCTCCGTGCAGTCGTCCAGCTTGCCCAGTTCGTCCGACATTTCGCGTGCCGTGCGCACCATGTCGTCGATCAGGTCGTCGGCATCGACGACCGTCCCCTCGCGCGACTTCATCTTGCCGTTGGGCAACTCCACCATCCCGTAGGAGAGGTGGGTGATATGGTCGCTCCAATCGTATCCCAGCTTTTTGAGCACCAGTTTCAAAACCTGGAAATGGTAGTTCTGTTCGTTGCCCACCACGTAGATCATGTCGTCGAGATCGTTCTCCTCGAAACGGCGGTAGGCCGTCCCCAGATCCTGCGTCATGTAGACCGACGTTCCATCGCCGCGCAGCAACAATTTCTGATCCAGGCCGTCGGCCGTAAGATCGATCCAGACCGAACCGTCCTCGCGGCGGTAGAAAATCCCCATGTCCAGCCCCTTCTGCACGATGTCCTTGCCCAGCAGGTAGGTCTGCGACTCGTAGTAGACCTTGTCGAAATCGACGCCCAGCGCCTTGTAGGTAACGTCGAAACCGCCGTACACCCAGCCGTTCATCATCTCCCACAGTCCGTAGACCTCGGGATCCCTGGCCTCCCAGCGGCGCAGCATCTCCTGCGCTTCGAGCATCAGCGGCGCCCGCTTCTTCGCCTCCTCCTCCGACATGCCCGAGGCCGTCAGCTCCTTGACCTGGGCCTTGTAGTGCTTGTCGAACTCGACGTAGTATTTACCGACCAGATGGTCGCCCTTCATTCCCGACGAAGCGGGCGTTTCGCCTCCGCCGTAGCGCTTCCACGCCAGCATCGACTTGCAGATGTGGATGCCTCGGTCGTTGACCAGGTTGACCTTGATGACGTTATGGCCGACGGCACGCAATATCTGCGCGACCGAATAGCCCAGCAGGTTGTTGCGGATATGCCCCAGATGGAGCGGCTTGTTGGTATTGGGCGACGAATACTCGATCATCACGTTGCGGCCCGTCGCAGGAGCCTGCCCGAACGCTCCGTCGGCTGCGATTTCGGCGAAACGGTCGGCCCAGAAGCCGTCCGAAAGAGCGAGGTTCAGGAATCCCTTGATGACGTTGAACGACTTCACCTCCGGCATATGCGCCGTAAGGTGCTCCCCTATCTCGGCGGCCGTCGCTTCGGGCGACTTGCGGCTTCGTCGCAGCAGCGGGAAAACGACCAGCGTATAATCGCCGTCGAACTCCTTGCGTGTCTTCTGAATCTGCAACTGCTCCTCCCCCAGCGGCCCGTAGAGCGCCTCGACCGAGCGGCTCACCGCCTCCGAAATAAAGTGATCGATATTCATTTTCCTCCGATGATTTGTTGATTTAGCCCTGCAAATTTAGCTTTTTTCGGTGAATAATCAATCGCCGGCAACAGATTCCGTACAATTCTCCCCCGCAGCATTTCCCGCCATCCGAAATATTCATCTCCGGCCGACGTCTTCGATACTCCGTCCCGGCAGAATCGAACATGCGTTTGCTTCTGCGCTCGACTTTTCGTACTTTGGCTGCGCCTTAGATACTCCGTCTCGGCAGAATCAAACATGCGTTTGCTTCTGCGCTCGACTTTTCGTATCTTTGCAAAATGATACGCTTCCGCACCGGACGGCCGACGCACCGGCGCAGGCGCATGAACCCGCCCGCGCATCCGGACAACGGCCGACGTACGGAACATACCGCATACATTCAATATGGAAATCGTCATCATCATCCTGCTGATCCTGCTCAACGGCATCTTCGCCATGTCGGAAATCGCACTGATCTCGGCCCGCCGTTCCAACCTCGAACTGCGTGCCCGGCAGGGAAACGCCGGCGCGCGGCGCGCGCTCCGGATCATCGAAGACCCCGACAAGTTCCTCTCGACCATTCAGATCGGCATCACGCTCATCGGCATCCTCACGGGTATCTACTCCGGCGATGCGCTGGCTGCGAAATTCGGCCGCGAACTCGCTCTGCTGGGTATTCCCCTGCGCACGGCGACGATCGCGGCCCAAGTGACGATCGTCGTCATCGTCACCTACCTGACGCTCATCTTCGGCGAACTCGTTCCCAAGCGTATCGGCATGAACACGGCCGAGAAGATCGCCTGCGCCGTCGCGCGGCCGATGCGTGCACTCTCGGTGGCGGCCTCGCCGTTCGTATGGCTGCTTTCGCGCAGCACCGCGGCGATCACTCGACTGCTGGGCCTCAAAGAGTCGGACAACAAGGTGACCGAGGAGGAGATCCGTTCGATCATCCAGGAGAGCGTCGACGACGGCGAAGTGCGCGTGGTCGAACAGCAGATCGTCGGACGCGTCTTTTCGCTCGGCGACCGCGCGGTCGACTCGGTGATGACGCCCCGCAGTGAAATCGTCTGGATCGACATCGCCATGACGACCGACCAGATTCGCGAACGGGTCAACCGCAACCCGCACAGTCTTTACCCCGTCGCCGACGGGGAGCTCGACAAACTCGTCGGCGTGGTCTACCTCAAAGACCTCTTCCAGCACCTCGCAGAACCCGACTTCAACCTCTGCAAAACGCTCCGGCCGGTCAAGTTCTTCCATGAAAGCTGCGAAGTCTACAACGCCATGGACCAGCTGCGCAGCGAACAGCTGGGCTACGGCATCGTCTGCGACGAGTTCGGTGTCACGCGCGGCATCGTCACCCTCAAAGACATCTTCGAAGCCCTCGTCGGCGAAATTCCCGAAGACCTCGACGAACCCGACATCGTGCGGCGCGAAGACGGGAGCTGCCTGGTGGACGGGCAGTGCTCCTTCTACGATTTTCTGGCCTACTTCAACATGGAGGAGGTCATTCCGCACACCGCTTACAAAACGATCAGCGGGCTGATCCTCGACGAACTGGAC
Coding sequences within it:
- a CDS encoding metal ABC transporter solute-binding protein, Zn/Mn family, whose translation is MRTAYLYLLFLSLFATGCTSSTRQTDKERLYVSILPLRSLVEQIVGDDFKVDVLVPAGASPESFEPTPRQYVALNRSKLVFNVGLIDFEQNLLRDFPDREKLVNLSRGIRLLEGSCAHGHTHEPTEKARASEGHAHGIDPHIWTSPRALKQMAANAYDALRTSFPDSVRYTENYEKLLVRLDSLDTACAEALRQADVHTIVIYHPALTYYAADYGLEQLAVEHDGKEPSARHLARLIEEARRKKVRRVFYQAQYPASTVKVIAEDIGARSVKIDPLREDVIENIGEITRQLTSGNE
- a CDS encoding aldehyde dehydrogenase family protein — translated: MDIPKLIAAQRAYFETGATHDIAVRRRALQALQASVRRHEEVLCSALRADLGKSAVESYMTEIGIVAGEIRFALRNLKRWMRPRRVPTPLFAWPARSRVRYEPLGVVLVVAPWNYPLQLTLLPLVGALAAGNCVVLKPSPGAPATAAVLSEIVGECFPEELVALVPHAPQAVEELLTQRFDHIFYTGGGTFGREIMVRAAERLTPVTLELGGKSPCVVGAEADLKLAARRIVWGKTLNAGQTCVAPDFLLVHESVCDRLLVELQRAVERQWGSDPRFAVDYPRMVDGAHARRVAELLSTAGGETVCGGEVLEEERYVAPTIVLNPDPQSRLMREEIFAPVLPVLTFAELSEAADALLAADRPLALYYFGDEREGRRLCERVPSGGVAFNDVVMQVSSRRLPFGGVGASGMGRYHGEASFECFSNCRSYFLGSKRFDLPLRYAPYPKRLLGWLRRLMD
- the argS gene encoding arginine--tRNA ligase, whose protein sequence is MNIDHFISEAVSRSVEALYGPLGEEQLQIQKTRKEFDGDYTLVVFPLLRRSRKSPEATAAEIGEHLTAHMPEVKSFNVIKGFLNLALSDGFWADRFAEIAADGAFGQAPATGRNVMIEYSSPNTNKPLHLGHIRNNLLGYSVAQILRAVGHNVIKVNLVNDRGIHICKSMLAWKRYGGGETPASSGMKGDHLVGKYYVEFDKHYKAQVKELTASGMSEEEAKKRAPLMLEAQEMLRRWEARDPEVYGLWEMMNGWVYGGFDVTYKALGVDFDKVYYESQTYLLGKDIVQKGLDMGIFYRREDGSVWIDLTADGLDQKLLLRGDGTSVYMTQDLGTAYRRFEENDLDDMIYVVGNEQNYHFQVLKLVLKKLGYDWSDHITHLSYGMVELPNGKMKSREGTVVDADDLIDDMVRTAREMSDELGKLDDCTEDEAAAISRMVGLGALKYFILKVDPKKTMLFDPRESIDFNGNTGPFIQYTHARIRSVLRKAQEAGIACGEASAAAYLPEEVALVKQLADYPNVVKAAAENFAPSIVAAYAYELAKQYNAYYHDHSILREEDAAVRAMRLRLSEQVARVIRLAMRLLGIDVPERM
- a CDS encoding OmpA family protein, which gives rise to MKRIFTTFVCAFAVCAAADAQQRSGAPASCPQADTVLLSADVDGTYLVRKYLVKQHADRNSDYAVRYQVDVAQLSSTLAGNARQLDDLQAFIDKVSQDKSLRVTGVTITGYASPDGPYAPNERLARKRATDFRNYVDSRYRLSASYPVTVSAVVDEWRAAVPAVEASSIPSKQEVLQILNGSDKATVKEMRLKRLPAAWNYMRQHILPPMRHVEMAFTYDKSSVVTERTPIPLPEVEPVIHATYILVDDQPDGLIIDMDEFDCTCTM
- a CDS encoding helix-turn-helix domain-containing protein — its product is MGEKLLRLMKSEGLTSSRLAEILGTGASNISHIISGRSKPGYDLLRKILLSFPQINPDWLLLDDETMYRSDETPIREQPVSPDLFTAESATSEHPSGSPYETDIAGNTDTVDAVDPHRIASGGFRNMTSSTVQRIIIVYSDRTFESFTPKQE
- a CDS encoding hemolysin family protein, with product MEIVIIILLILLNGIFAMSEIALISARRSNLELRARQGNAGARRALRIIEDPDKFLSTIQIGITLIGILTGIYSGDALAAKFGRELALLGIPLRTATIAAQVTIVVIVTYLTLIFGELVPKRIGMNTAEKIACAVARPMRALSVAASPFVWLLSRSTAAITRLLGLKESDNKVTEEEIRSIIQESVDDGEVRVVEQQIVGRVFSLGDRAVDSVMTPRSEIVWIDIAMTTDQIRERVNRNPHSLYPVADGELDKLVGVVYLKDLFQHLAEPDFNLCKTLRPVKFFHESCEVYNAMDQLRSEQLGYGIVCDEFGVTRGIVTLKDIFEALVGEIPEDLDEPDIVRREDGSCLVDGQCSFYDFLAYFNMEEVIPHTAYKTISGLILDELDHIPQTGEKLHWNRFTLEIVDMDGARIDKILVTPDTIPADENS
- a CDS encoding HIT family protein, which encodes MASIFSRIIAGEIPSYKVAEDANYYAFLDINPLTEGHTLVVPKKEVDYIFDLDDQTLAGMMLFAKKIARRIERQIDCKRVAVVVLGLEVPHAHIHLIPIKSESDVDFRREKLSLTPEEFQAIAAKLNR
- a CDS encoding metal ABC transporter ATP-binding protein yields the protein MSNVLISVRDLSVAYEGTTALDEVSLDIFEDDFLGVIGPNGGGKTSLVRAILGNIPYRGTVNYAAELFRGKERLIGYLPQQNVFDRAFPISVTETVLSGLQGHKRFRSRYTAEDRRRALELLERTGIAEVAGRAIGEISGGQMQRALLCRAIISEPRLLILDEPANFVDNQFENELYRILQELNRRMAIVMVSHDVGTISSVVKSIVCVNRHVHRHDSNVIDEEQLRNYGCPIQLISHGDVPHTVLSRH